In a single window of the bacterium genome:
- a CDS encoding 6-bladed beta-propeller, with the protein MKKKIITLISLVCILAYNNIFAQQLLSFIGKWPDDAIIYRFNSPGDIGVDSQGNVYVVDTANHRLQKFDSMGNLITIWGKKGNNREEFLAPEGIGIDKNDNIYVVDTGNNRIQKFTSDGKLLQIFGSFGEDYGEFKLPQDIVIDSEFNIYVLDTNNNRIQKFSNTAAFLMAFGGYGTETGKFSSPQSIILDINDSIYVADTNNNRIQKFDKNGNFIRSWGIKGNQDGEFDYPTGINMDKITGQIYVVDTTNRRIQVFDVNGGFVKKFGERGEELGKFESPKGIVINSSGNVYVSDKVNNCIQKFDETATPLEMWSEYSHEPGRFNSPFGIDRDSQNNIYVADSNNHRIQQFDKNGNFIRWWGGKSTPVMEPGKFWNPYGILVDTKDNNRVYVADTENCRIQVFENGNFIRKWGKYGSMEGEFLSPYDLAVDSTGLIYVVDKDNQRIQVFTKQGVFKKQWSTLLNPETLSIPVNIEIDSKDKVYVVDIKNHCVKVYDKDGNFIKKIGNQGQDDGEFNSPFGIDIDVSDNLYIVDKGNNRIQVFDANGNFISTYGHYGDNDGEFNSPRGITLDNENNIYIVDTGNQRVQKFENEINQNNPVPNSEINAYNFPNPFNPNLRPTTITYTIGTTQPITIKIYNIAGELIRTLLDSAQRPAGQCQDKWDGKNDDNEIVSEGVYICLIKTQDATTKFKIAVEK; encoded by the coding sequence ATGTTTATGTTGTAGATACCGCAAATCATCGCCTTCAAAAATTTGATTCTATGGGAAATCTAATTACCATCTGGGGGAAAAAAGGTAATAATAGAGAAGAATTCCTTGCTCCTGAAGGAATAGGTATTGATAAAAATGACAATATCTATGTAGTTGATACAGGGAATAATCGTATCCAAAAATTTACCTCTGATGGAAAATTACTTCAGATATTTGGTAGTTTTGGGGAGGATTATGGTGAATTCAAATTACCGCAGGATATTGTTATTGATTCAGAATTTAATATTTATGTTCTGGATACAAATAATAATCGTATCCAAAAATTTAGTAATACAGCCGCTTTCCTTATGGCGTTTGGCGGTTATGGAACCGAAACCGGGAAATTCTCCAGTCCACAAAGTATAATTTTAGATATAAATGATTCTATCTATGTTGCGGATACAAATAATAATCGTATCCAGAAGTTTGATAAAAACGGTAATTTTATACGAAGTTGGGGCATAAAAGGAAATCAAGACGGTGAGTTTGATTACCCAACAGGAATAAATATGGATAAAATTACCGGGCAGATTTATGTCGTTGATACGACAAATAGACGAATACAGGTTTTTGATGTAAATGGTGGTTTTGTGAAAAAATTTGGGGAAAGAGGTGAGGAATTAGGAAAATTCGAATCTCCTAAAGGAATAGTTATTAACAGTTCAGGTAATGTATATGTCTCAGATAAAGTAAATAATTGTATTCAAAAGTTTGATGAAACAGCCACTCCTCTTGAGATGTGGAGTGAATATAGTCATGAGCCAGGAAGGTTCAATTCTCCCTTTGGGATTGATAGGGATTCTCAAAATAATATCTATGTTGCTGATTCTAATAATCATCGCATCCAACAATTTGATAAAAATGGCAATTTTATTAGATGGTGGGGTGGTAAAAGCACCCCAGTTATGGAGCCTGGTAAATTCTGGAATCCTTATGGGATACTGGTAGATACAAAGGATAATAATCGGGTATATGTGGCGGATACGGAAAATTGCAGAATTCAAGTATTTGAAAATGGAAATTTTATCCGCAAATGGGGCAAATACGGCTCTATGGAAGGAGAGTTCTTATCACCTTATGACTTAGCGGTTGATTCTACAGGCTTGATTTATGTCGTAGATAAAGATAATCAACGCATACAGGTCTTTACTAAACAAGGTGTTTTTAAAAAACAATGGTCCACTTTACTTAATCCTGAAACACTTAGTATCCCTGTAAATATAGAGATTGATTCTAAAGATAAAGTCTATGTTGTGGATATTAAAAATCATTGTGTTAAAGTATATGATAAAGATGGTAATTTTATTAAAAAAATTGGTAACCAGGGACAGGATGATGGCGAGTTCAATAGCCCCTTTGGAATTGATATTGATGTGAGTGATAATCTTTATATCGTAGATAAGGGAAATAATCGAATACAGGTATTTGATGCCAATGGTAATTTTATTTCTACCTATGGACATTACGGAGATAATGATGGGGAGTTTAATTCACCAAGAGGAATTACACTTGATAATGAAAATAATATTTATATCGTTGATACTGGAAATCAACGAGTCCAGAAGTTTGAAAATGAGATTAATCAAAATAATCCTGTTCCTAATTCAGAAATAAACGCCTATAATTTTCCAAATCCATTTAATCCTAATCTACGACCGACAACGATTACTTATACCATTGGAACAACACAACCAATCACGATTAAAATTTATAATATAGCCGGTGAACTAATTAGAACCTTACTTGATTCTGCACAACGACCAGCCGGGCAATGTCAGGATAAATGGGACGGCAAAAACGATGATAATGAAATAGTCTCAGAAGGCGTTTATATCTGCCTGATTAAAACTCAAGATGCCACAACAAAGTTTAAAATTGCAGTGGAAAAGTAA